From Methylococcus capsulatus:
AGCGAGGCCAAGTTAGTTCTCTGGCGCAACGGCAAGCGCGAAGAGGTCACGGTCCAGGTCGGCGAAATGCCCGACAGCCAGCAGGCCGCCGCAACCGGCAATGGGCTCGCCAAAGGCCGGCTGGGCCTGGCGGTACGCCCCCTGGCACCGGAAGAACAGCAGGCGGCCGACGTCAACGGTGGCGTGCTGGTCGAAGCGACCGCGGGCCCGGCCGAGCGCGCCGGCATCCGGCTGGGTGATGTGATCCTCGCGCTCAACGGCCATGCGGTGGCCAGTCCCGGCGAGCTGCGCGAACTGGCGGACCGGGCGGACAAGCACGTAGCCCTGCTGGTGCAGCGCGGCGGTATGAGGATTTTCGTGCCGCTGGATTTAGGCTGAAGCCGAAGCGGTGTATATTGGCAGGCATTTGAATCGGTCCCGAGGACTCAAGCAGCCCATGTTCCGAATCGAACCGACCGCGGATTTGGTCCGCAGACTCTAGGCGACAGACATGTGTCTCGCCGTCCCAATGCAGGTCACCCGCCTCGATGGATTTTCCGCGCGCTGCTCGGCGCGCGGCGTAGAGCGGGACGTCAGCCTGTTCATGCTCCAGGACGAAGGCATCGCTCCCGGGGACTTCGTACTGGTCCATGTCGGCTACGCCATCCAGAAGATCAGCCGTGAAGACGCCGAGGCGACATGGGAACTCTTCGACCAGATCCTCGCCGCGGACGAGGCCGATGCATGAGCTGTCGGTCTGCATGGAGCTGATCGAGCAGGTCGAATCCATTGCCCGCAGCCACGACGCTGAGCGGGTGGAAAGCCTTGTCCTCAGGATCGGCGTATTGTCCGGCGTCGAACCGGGACTCCTGGAACGCGCTTTCGAAATCGCCCGGCTGGGCACGGTCGCCGAGCACGCCAGCCTGCGCACCGAAAGAATCGAGCCCCGCATCCGCTGCAGGGCCTGCGGCCTGGAGGCGGACGCCGGGCCGAGCGACCTGCGCTGTCCGGCCTGCTTCGACACCGACACGATGCTGATCGCCGGCGACGAAATGATCCTGGCCCGGGTCGAATTGCTGCAGGCCGCAGACTGAATCCGCTTTTCGAGACTGTATGAGGTAAGCCCACCATGTGCGACACCTGCGGCTGCAACATCACCGACGGCAACCGCCATCTGCTGCGCGCCGACGGCTCGCACGCCAAAGTCACCGCCGTCTC
This genomic window contains:
- a CDS encoding hydrogenase maturation nickel metallochaperone HypA produces the protein MHELSVCMELIEQVESIARSHDAERVESLVLRIGVLSGVEPGLLERAFEIARLGTVAEHASLRTERIEPRIRCRACGLEADAGPSDLRCPACFDTDTMLIAGDEMILARVELLQAAD
- a CDS encoding HypC/HybG/HupF family hydrogenase formation chaperone; amino-acid sequence: MCLAVPMQVTRLDGFSARCSARGVERDVSLFMLQDEGIAPGDFVLVHVGYAIQKISREDAEATWELFDQILAADEADA